The following coding sequences are from one Mycolicibacterium aichiense window:
- the gnd gene encoding phosphogluconate dehydrogenase (NAD(+)-dependent, decarboxylating): protein MQLGMVGLGRMGANLVRRLMRGGHTCVVYDVNPAAVSELEGEGATGAASLEDFVAQLDSPRAIWLMLPAAIVEQTLDALIPLLSPGDTVIDGGNSYYRDDITRAKKLAESGLHYVDCGTSGGVWGLDRGYCLMIGGETDVVERLDPIFTTIAPGIGTAEPTPSRPADATGTAPEGYLHCGPNGAGHFVKMVHNGVEYGMMAAIAEGLSIIKHANAGTVDRQVDAETTPLRDPWAYQYDINVGEVAEVWRRGSVVGSWLVDLIADAFAASPDLDQFSGRVSDSGEGRWTVLAAVDEGIPAPVITTALYERFQSRRLGEFTDQICSAMRSEFGGHAEKK, encoded by the coding sequence ATGCAACTCGGCATGGTCGGCTTGGGACGGATGGGCGCGAACCTGGTTCGCCGGTTGATGCGGGGCGGACACACGTGCGTCGTGTATGACGTGAACCCCGCCGCGGTCAGCGAACTGGAAGGCGAAGGCGCCACCGGAGCGGCCAGCCTCGAGGACTTCGTCGCACAACTCGACAGCCCCCGGGCGATCTGGCTGATGCTGCCCGCCGCGATCGTCGAGCAGACTCTCGACGCTCTGATTCCGCTGCTCTCGCCCGGTGACACCGTGATCGACGGCGGCAACTCGTACTACCGGGACGACATCACCCGGGCGAAGAAGCTCGCCGAAAGTGGTCTGCATTACGTCGATTGCGGCACCAGCGGCGGTGTGTGGGGTTTGGACCGCGGCTACTGCCTGATGATCGGCGGCGAGACCGATGTGGTGGAACGCCTCGATCCGATCTTCACGACCATCGCGCCGGGGATCGGCACAGCGGAGCCCACCCCGAGCAGGCCTGCGGATGCCACCGGGACCGCTCCCGAGGGCTACCTGCACTGCGGGCCCAACGGCGCCGGGCACTTCGTCAAGATGGTTCACAACGGTGTCGAGTACGGGATGATGGCCGCGATCGCCGAAGGACTGAGCATCATCAAGCACGCCAACGCTGGCACAGTGGATCGACAGGTCGACGCCGAGACCACTCCGCTGCGTGACCCGTGGGCCTATCAGTACGACATCAACGTCGGCGAAGTCGCCGAAGTCTGGCGTCGCGGATCGGTGGTCGGATCCTGGCTGGTGGACCTGATCGCGGACGCATTCGCCGCCTCGCCCGACCTCGACCAGTTCTCCGGGCGGGTATCGGATTCCGGGGAGGGACGGTGGACGGTGCTGGCCGCGGTGGACGAAGGTATCCCCGCTCCGGTCATCACCACCGCCCTGTATGAGCGCTTCCAGTCCCGCCGGCTCGGCGAGTTCACCGACCAGATCTGCTCGGCGATGCGCAGCGAATTCGGCGGCCACGCGGAGAAGAAGTGA
- the zwf gene encoding glucose-6-phosphate dehydrogenase, translating into MSDRSGTAADVLVIFGITGDLARKMTFRSLYRLERRGLLTCPIVGVALDDWSADTLREHARAAIEATGEAVDDQVFARFAARLSMVSGDFADAATYGKVAEAIKGRSNPVFYLEIPPSLFGRVVDGLAGAGLTDNARVVVEKPFGHDLSSAKALNDQLSAHLQEWQIYRIDHFLGKEPAMDIRYIRFSNSIIEPLWNRDRIEAVQITMAENFGVEDRGHFYDPVGALRDVVQNHLLQLIGLIASEPSSGGPDGFRDKRVELFKSIRPADPEHYVRGQYAGYLEIDGVAPNSQTETFTALKLHIDNWRWSGVPFFIRAGKALPVRATEIRVIFKRPPELPFLPKIDEQNELIFRIDPNPGVDLVLQAKESGVDASRAVNLCLVFADEMAAAPEPYERLLGDAMHGDSSQFIREDGVEETWRIVEPLLESPPPVQIYQPGSWGPPGADALVAGYPAWRQPWLPAHQ; encoded by the coding sequence ATGTCCGACCGAAGTGGAACTGCCGCAGATGTTTTGGTGATCTTCGGCATCACCGGCGACTTGGCCAGGAAGATGACGTTCCGGTCGCTGTACCGCTTGGAACGGCGCGGCCTGCTCACGTGCCCGATTGTCGGAGTCGCGCTGGACGACTGGTCCGCCGACACCCTGCGTGAACACGCCCGCGCCGCGATCGAGGCCACCGGTGAGGCGGTGGACGACCAGGTGTTCGCCCGATTCGCGGCCCGGCTGTCGATGGTGTCCGGCGACTTCGCCGATGCGGCGACCTACGGCAAGGTGGCCGAGGCCATCAAGGGACGCAGCAATCCGGTCTTCTATTTGGAGATCCCGCCGTCGCTGTTCGGGCGTGTGGTGGACGGCCTCGCCGGTGCCGGCCTGACCGACAACGCCCGGGTCGTGGTGGAAAAGCCGTTCGGACACGACCTTTCGTCCGCGAAGGCCCTCAATGATCAGTTGAGTGCCCATCTGCAGGAGTGGCAGATCTATCGCATCGACCACTTCCTCGGCAAAGAACCGGCGATGGACATCCGCTATATCCGGTTCTCGAACTCGATCATCGAGCCGCTGTGGAACCGCGACCGGATCGAGGCCGTGCAGATCACCATGGCGGAGAACTTCGGCGTGGAGGATCGCGGCCACTTCTACGATCCGGTCGGGGCATTGCGCGACGTCGTGCAGAACCATCTGTTGCAGTTGATCGGGCTGATCGCCTCCGAGCCGTCCAGCGGTGGCCCAGACGGGTTCCGGGACAAGCGGGTCGAGCTGTTCAAGTCCATCCGTCCCGCCGACCCCGAGCACTATGTGCGCGGCCAGTACGCCGGATACCTCGAGATCGATGGTGTCGCGCCCAATTCGCAGACCGAGACGTTCACCGCATTGAAGCTCCACATCGACAACTGGCGCTGGTCGGGCGTGCCGTTCTTCATCCGGGCCGGCAAGGCTCTTCCGGTGCGCGCCACCGAGATTCGGGTGATTTTCAAGCGGCCGCCGGAACTGCCGTTCCTGCCCAAGATCGACGAGCAGAACGAGCTGATCTTCCGGATCGACCCCAACCCCGGCGTCGACCTGGTGCTCCAGGCCAAAGAATCCGGCGTCGACGCCAGCCGCGCCGTCAACCTCTGCCTGGTGTTCGCCGACGAAATGGCCGCAGCTCCCGAACCGTACGAGCGACTACTCGGAGACGCCATGCACGGCGACTCGAGCCAGTTCATCCGGGAAGACGGCGTGGAGGAGACCTGGCGGATCGTCGAGCCATTGCTGGAATCACCACCGCCGGTGCAGATCTACCAGCCGGGTTCGTGGGGACCGCCGGGAGCCGACGCGCTGGTTGCCGGATACCCCGCTTGGCGTCAGCCCTGGCTGCCAGCGCACCAGTGA
- a CDS encoding MGH1-like glycoside hydrolase domain-containing protein yields the protein MCFATTDTVRTPEYADAVLADRRREADEFYHQVAAPDLSDDERLVQRQAFAGLLWCKQFYNYAVRRWLKGDPDQPPPPRERWSARNHDWQHFAISDVILMPDAWEYPWFAAWDLAFHCVAMALIDPDFAKAQVLVLHGSTAQHPHGQIPAYEWKFGDTNPPVHAWAAWQVYQLDQLRSGVGDFDFLATAYRSATLNAMWWLNQKDETNRGVFGGGFLGMDNIGVFDRDEPLPTGGELAQVDGTAWMAALIFHLLEMAIELSQTDPSYTDMFSRWVWDAWLVANSLEKGTYRVSFWNDETNFYHDVIEMPDGTSKSLEVFSIQAIVPLFAAIAIPTSATEVTSILRNCLGALAKTYEHTDDDVKLVMSGGDGTHLMIGVIHEDRLTHILRRLLDPEQFLSPNGIRSLSRYHRDNPYTYHIDGTDYVVDYQPAESRSRMFGGNSNWRGPVWLPTNFLVVQALNSYARFLGDTYRVPDPAGSADEVTLHVVADRLARQLTGLLVRDENGRRAVFGDNEYFQTDPHWRDLIPFHEYFDGDSGRGLGASHQTGWTATVAVLLAFRGGLYFRRQSSGL from the coding sequence GTGTGTTTCGCGACCACGGATACCGTTCGCACACCCGAGTACGCCGATGCCGTGCTGGCGGACCGCAGACGGGAGGCCGACGAGTTCTATCACCAGGTCGCGGCACCGGATCTGAGCGACGACGAACGGCTGGTCCAGCGGCAGGCCTTCGCCGGGCTGTTGTGGTGCAAACAGTTCTACAACTACGCGGTGCGGCGCTGGCTCAAAGGGGACCCGGACCAGCCGCCACCGCCACGCGAACGCTGGAGCGCGCGCAACCACGATTGGCAGCACTTCGCGATCAGCGATGTCATCCTGATGCCCGACGCGTGGGAGTACCCGTGGTTCGCCGCCTGGGACTTGGCCTTCCATTGTGTCGCGATGGCGCTCATCGATCCCGACTTCGCCAAGGCGCAGGTACTGGTGCTGCACGGGTCGACCGCACAACATCCGCACGGCCAGATCCCGGCCTACGAATGGAAGTTCGGTGACACCAACCCCCCGGTACATGCGTGGGCGGCCTGGCAGGTCTACCAACTCGATCAGCTTCGCAGCGGGGTCGGGGACTTCGATTTCCTGGCCACCGCATACCGGTCAGCCACCCTCAACGCGATGTGGTGGCTCAATCAGAAGGACGAGACCAACCGCGGTGTGTTCGGCGGCGGGTTCCTCGGCATGGACAACATCGGGGTGTTCGACCGCGACGAGCCGCTGCCCACCGGCGGGGAGCTCGCCCAGGTCGACGGCACCGCGTGGATGGCGGCGCTGATCTTCCATCTGTTGGAGATGGCGATCGAACTGTCCCAGACGGACCCGAGTTACACCGACATGTTCAGCCGGTGGGTGTGGGATGCCTGGCTGGTGGCCAACTCGCTGGAGAAGGGCACCTACCGGGTCAGCTTCTGGAACGACGAGACGAACTTCTATCACGACGTCATCGAAATGCCCGACGGGACAAGCAAATCGCTGGAGGTGTTCTCGATCCAGGCGATCGTTCCTTTGTTCGCGGCGATCGCCATCCCGACCAGTGCGACCGAAGTCACCTCGATACTGCGGAACTGCCTCGGGGCACTGGCCAAGACCTACGAGCACACCGACGACGACGTCAAGCTGGTGATGAGCGGCGGTGACGGCACGCACCTGATGATCGGCGTCATCCACGAGGACCGGCTCACGCATATCCTGCGACGGCTCCTGGACCCCGAGCAGTTCCTGTCCCCCAACGGAATCCGGTCACTGTCGCGGTACCACCGCGACAACCCGTACACCTACCACATCGACGGCACCGACTACGTCGTCGACTATCAGCCCGCCGAATCACGTAGCCGGATGTTCGGCGGCAACTCGAACTGGCGCGGTCCGGTCTGGCTGCCGACCAATTTCCTTGTCGTCCAGGCGCTGAACTCCTACGCCCGGTTCCTCGGCGATACCTACCGCGTTCCCGATCCCGCGGGATCGGCAGACGAGGTGACGTTGCACGTGGTGGCCGACCGGTTGGCCCGCCAGCTCACCGGTCTTCTGGTTCGCGACGAGAACGGCCGGCGAGCGGTGTTCGGGGACAACGAGTACTTCCAGACCGACCCGCACTGGCGCGACCTGATCCCGTTCCATGAGTACTTCGACGGCGACAGCGGCCGCGGTCTGGGCGCCAGCCACCAGACCGGCTGGACCGCGACCGTCGCTGTGCTGCTTGCGTTCCGGGGCGGCCTGTATTTCCGGCGTCAGTCCTCCGGGTTGTAG
- the metH gene encoding methionine synthase, giving the protein MSTPESNGFEPNLRPDVTDELTAALRQRIVVIDGAMGTAIQRDRPDEAGYRGERFADWPSDLVGNNDLLTLTQPHIISGIHREYLEAGADILETNTFNANAVSLSDYGMQELSYELNYAGAALARTACDEFSTPDKPRYVAGALGPTTRTASISPDVNDPGARNVSYDQLVSAYLDSARGLVDGGADLLIVETIFDTLNAKAAIFAIETLFEERGRRWPVIISGTITDASGRTLSGQTTEAFWNSIRHAKPLAVGLNCALGAPEMRPYLAEMSRIADTFVSCYPNAGLPNAFGEYDESPKRQAGYVADFADAGLVNMVGGCCGTTPAHIAEIAKVVDGKPPREVPEIEVATRLSGLEPLNITKDSLFVNIGERTNITGSARFRNLIKAGDYDTALSVALQQVEVGAQVIDINMDEGMIDGIAAMDRFTKLIAAEPDISRVPEMIDSSKWEVIEAGLKNVQGKPIVNSISMKEGEEKFIREARLCRKYGAAVVVMAFDEQGQADNLERRKEICGRAYRILTEEVGFPAEDIIFDPNCFALATGIEEHATYGIDFIEACAWIKENLPGVHISGGISNVSFSFRGNNPVREAIHAVFLFHAIKAGLDMGIVNAGALVPYDSIDPELRDRIEDVVLNRREDAAERLLEIAERFNSTEKGEDPKAAEWRSLPVRERITHALVKGIDAHVDDDTEELRAEIAAGGGRPIEVIEGPLMDGMNVVGDLFGSGKMFLPQVVKSARVMKKAVAYLLPFIEEEKVSSGAAAGKDTNGTIIMATVKGDVHDIGKNIVGVVLQCNNFEVIDLGVMVPAQKILDAAKEHEADIIGLSGLITPSLDEMANFAVEMERQGLQIPLLIGGATTSRAHTAVKISPRRSGPVVWVKDASRSVPVAAALLDDKQRPALLEATEKDYASLRERHAQKNERPMLTLEKARANRTPIEWDGYTPPVPAQGLGVREFLDYDVAELREFIDWQPFFNAWEMKGRFPDILNNPASGEAARKLYDDAQQMLDTAIKEKWLTANGVIGFFPANAVGDDIEVYTDESRSQVRTTLRNLRQQGEHRDGIPNRSLGDFVAPKETGLRDYVGAFAVTTGLGIQDKIAEFKAAIDDYSAILLESIADRLAEAFAERMHQRVRKEFWGYQPDEQLDNDALIGEKYVGIRPAPGYPACPEHTEKLTLWELMDVKERTGIELTESMAMWPGAAVSGWYFSHPQSQYFVVGRLAQDQVADYAKRKGWTLAEAERWLAPNLGYNPED; this is encoded by the coding sequence GTGAGCACCCCTGAGTCGAACGGCTTCGAGCCGAACCTCCGGCCCGATGTCACCGACGAATTGACGGCCGCGCTACGCCAACGGATCGTCGTGATCGACGGGGCGATGGGCACGGCGATCCAACGCGATCGGCCCGACGAAGCCGGTTACCGCGGTGAGCGCTTCGCCGACTGGCCGAGCGATCTCGTCGGCAACAACGATCTGCTCACGCTCACCCAACCGCACATCATCTCCGGCATCCATCGCGAATACCTCGAGGCGGGTGCCGACATCCTCGAGACCAACACATTCAACGCGAACGCGGTCTCGCTCTCCGACTACGGCATGCAGGAACTGAGCTACGAGCTCAACTATGCCGGCGCGGCGCTGGCCCGCACGGCGTGCGACGAATTCAGCACGCCCGACAAGCCCCGCTACGTCGCCGGGGCGCTGGGGCCGACCACCCGGACCGCGTCGATCTCACCGGACGTCAACGACCCCGGTGCCCGCAACGTCTCCTACGACCAGTTGGTCTCCGCCTACCTCGACTCTGCCAGGGGCCTGGTCGACGGTGGCGCCGATCTGCTCATCGTCGAGACGATCTTCGACACCCTGAACGCCAAGGCCGCCATCTTCGCCATCGAGACGCTGTTCGAGGAGCGTGGCCGGCGCTGGCCGGTGATCATCTCCGGCACCATCACCGATGCGTCCGGCCGCACGTTGTCCGGTCAGACCACCGAAGCGTTCTGGAACTCCATCCGGCACGCCAAGCCGCTCGCGGTGGGGCTCAACTGTGCGCTGGGTGCGCCGGAGATGAGGCCCTATCTCGCCGAAATGTCCCGCATCGCGGACACCTTCGTGTCTTGCTACCCAAATGCCGGTCTGCCCAACGCCTTCGGCGAGTACGACGAATCGCCGAAGCGTCAGGCCGGTTACGTCGCCGATTTCGCCGACGCCGGTCTGGTCAACATGGTCGGAGGTTGCTGTGGGACGACGCCGGCCCACATCGCCGAGATCGCCAAGGTCGTCGACGGCAAGCCGCCGCGCGAGGTGCCCGAGATCGAGGTGGCCACCCGGCTTTCGGGTCTGGAGCCGCTCAACATCACCAAGGACTCGCTGTTCGTCAACATCGGTGAACGCACCAACATCACCGGCTCGGCCCGGTTCCGCAACCTGATCAAGGCCGGGGACTACGACACTGCCCTGTCGGTAGCCCTGCAGCAGGTCGAGGTGGGCGCGCAGGTCATCGACATCAACATGGACGAGGGCATGATCGACGGCATCGCCGCGATGGACCGGTTCACCAAGCTGATCGCGGCCGAGCCGGACATCAGCCGCGTTCCGGAGATGATCGACTCGTCCAAGTGGGAGGTCATTGAGGCCGGCCTGAAGAACGTGCAGGGCAAGCCGATCGTCAACTCGATCTCGATGAAGGAGGGCGAGGAGAAGTTCATCCGCGAGGCGCGACTGTGCCGCAAGTACGGCGCCGCCGTCGTGGTGATGGCCTTCGATGAGCAGGGCCAGGCCGATAACCTGGAGCGCCGCAAGGAGATCTGCGGGCGCGCCTACCGAATTCTGACCGAAGAGGTCGGCTTCCCCGCCGAGGACATCATCTTCGACCCGAACTGCTTCGCGCTGGCGACGGGTATCGAGGAGCACGCGACCTACGGCATCGACTTCATCGAGGCGTGCGCCTGGATCAAGGAGAACCTGCCCGGAGTGCACATCTCCGGCGGTATCTCGAACGTCTCGTTCTCGTTCCGGGGCAATAACCCCGTGCGCGAGGCGATTCACGCGGTGTTCCTGTTCCACGCCATCAAGGCCGGCCTGGACATGGGCATCGTCAACGCCGGTGCGCTGGTGCCCTACGACTCGATCGACCCCGAGCTGCGGGACCGCATCGAGGACGTCGTGCTCAATCGCCGCGAGGATGCGGCCGAGCGGCTGCTGGAGATCGCCGAACGGTTCAACAGCACGGAAAAGGGTGAGGACCCGAAAGCCGCGGAATGGCGCAGTCTGCCGGTGCGCGAGCGGATTACGCACGCTTTGGTCAAGGGAATCGACGCACATGTCGACGACGACACCGAGGAGCTGCGGGCTGAGATCGCCGCCGGGGGCGGTCGCCCGATCGAGGTGATCGAGGGCCCGTTGATGGACGGCATGAACGTCGTCGGTGACCTGTTCGGCTCGGGCAAGATGTTCCTGCCTCAGGTGGTGAAGTCGGCCCGGGTCATGAAAAAGGCAGTGGCATACCTGCTGCCGTTCATCGAGGAGGAGAAGGTCAGTTCCGGCGCCGCAGCCGGAAAGGACACCAACGGCACGATCATCATGGCGACCGTCAAGGGCGACGTTCACGACATCGGCAAGAACATCGTCGGGGTTGTGCTGCAGTGCAACAACTTCGAAGTCATCGACCTCGGTGTCATGGTGCCTGCCCAGAAGATCCTGGATGCGGCCAAAGAGCACGAGGCCGACATCATCGGGCTGTCCGGTCTGATCACCCCGTCGCTGGACGAGATGGCCAACTTCGCCGTCGAAATGGAACGCCAGGGTCTGCAGATCCCGCTGCTGATCGGTGGCGCCACGACCTCTCGCGCCCATACCGCCGTGAAGATCTCGCCGCGTCGCAGCGGCCCGGTGGTCTGGGTCAAGGACGCCTCCCGCTCGGTGCCCGTCGCCGCCGCGCTGCTCGACGACAAGCAGCGGCCGGCTCTGCTGGAGGCCACCGAGAAGGACTACGCATCCCTGCGCGAGCGGCACGCCCAGAAGAACGAGCGGCCGATGCTCACCCTGGAGAAGGCACGCGCCAACCGGACGCCGATCGAGTGGGACGGTTACACGCCGCCGGTGCCGGCCCAGGGCCTCGGCGTACGGGAGTTTCTCGACTACGACGTCGCCGAGCTCCGCGAATTCATCGACTGGCAGCCATTTTTCAACGCCTGGGAGATGAAGGGCCGATTCCCCGACATCTTGAACAACCCGGCTTCCGGTGAGGCTGCCCGCAAGCTGTACGACGACGCCCAGCAGATGCTCGACACCGCGATCAAGGAGAAGTGGCTGACCGCCAACGGCGTGATCGGCTTCTTCCCGGCGAACGCCGTCGGCGACGACATCGAGGTCTACACCGACGAAAGCCGCAGCCAGGTGCGCACGACCTTGCGCAACCTGCGGCAGCAGGGCGAGCACCGCGACGGCATCCCGAACCGGAGCCTCGGCGATTTCGTAGCCCCCAAAGAAACGGGTCTCCGGGACTACGTCGGAGCCTTCGCCGTCACAACGGGTCTCGGCATCCAGGACAAGATCGCGGAGTTCAAAGCCGCGATCGACGACTACAGCGCGATTCTGCTGGAGTCGATCGCCGACCGGTTGGCGGAGGCGTTCGCCGAACGCATGCATCAGCGGGTCCGCAAGGAGTTCTGGGGTTATCAGCCGGACGAGCAGCTGGACAACGACGCGCTGATCGGCGAGAAGTACGTGGGAATCCGTCCCGCGCCCGGCTACCCCGCCTGCCCGGAGCACACCGAGAAGTTGACGCTCTGGGAATTGATGGACGTCAAGGAGCGCACCGGCATCGAGTTGACCGAGTCGATGGCGATGTGGCCCGGTGCGGCGGTCAGCGGCTGGTACTTCTCGCATCCGCAGTCGCAGTACTTCGTGGTGGGCCGACTGGCCCAGGATCAGGTCGCCGACTACGCCAAGCGCAAGGGCTGGACCTTGGCCGAGGCCGAACGCTGGCTGGCGCCGAACCTTGGCTACAACCCGGAGGACTGA
- a CDS encoding PAC2 family protein, producing MTASNFSGAKGPDLPELQNTIIVAAFEGWNDAGDAASDALEHLDAIWEADTIVEIDDEAYYDYQVNRPVIRQVDGVTRELVWPSMQISHCRPPGSDRDIVLMHGVEPNMRWRTFCAELLAIADKLNVDTVVILGALLADTPHTRPVPVSGAAYSPESAKFFGLEETRYEGPTGIAGVFQDACVAAGIPAVTFWAAVPHYVSQPPNPKATVALLRRVEDVLDIEVPLGDLPAQAEEWEQAVTEMTTEDEEIAEYVASLEQRGDAEVDVNEALSKVDGDALAAEFERYLRRRGPGFRG from the coding sequence GTGACAGCCTCGAATTTCAGCGGCGCGAAAGGCCCGGATCTGCCCGAATTGCAGAACACGATCATCGTCGCGGCTTTCGAAGGCTGGAACGACGCCGGCGACGCCGCCAGCGACGCGCTCGAGCACCTGGACGCGATCTGGGAGGCCGACACGATCGTCGAGATCGACGACGAGGCGTATTACGACTACCAGGTGAATCGCCCGGTGATCCGCCAGGTCGACGGCGTGACCCGCGAACTGGTGTGGCCGTCGATGCAGATCTCCCACTGCCGGCCGCCTGGTTCGGACCGCGACATCGTGCTCATGCACGGGGTGGAACCCAACATGCGGTGGCGCACCTTCTGCGCCGAGCTGCTCGCCATCGCCGACAAGCTGAACGTGGACACGGTGGTGATCCTCGGGGCGCTGCTGGCCGACACCCCGCACACCCGGCCCGTCCCGGTTTCCGGAGCGGCCTACTCCCCCGAATCCGCGAAGTTCTTCGGCCTCGAGGAAACCCGCTACGAAGGCCCCACGGGGATCGCCGGGGTGTTCCAGGACGCCTGCGTGGCGGCCGGCATCCCGGCGGTGACGTTCTGGGCCGCGGTGCCCCACTATGTGTCGCAACCGCCCAACCCGAAGGCCACCGTCGCGTTGCTGCGCCGCGTCGAGGACGTGCTCGATATCGAGGTGCCGCTGGGCGACCTGCCTGCTCAGGCCGAGGAGTGGGAGCAGGCCGTCACCGAGATGACCACCGAGGACGAGGAGATCGCCGAGTACGTGGCCTCCCTGGAACAACGCGGTGACGCCGAGGTCGACGTGAACGAGGCGCTGTCGAAGGTTGACGGCGACGCGCTGGCCGCCGAGTTCGAGCGGTACCTGCGCCGGCGGGGTCCGGGCTTCCGCGGGTAG
- a CDS encoding HNH endonuclease signature motif containing protein yields MSSITEALDALDAVIERVGAADIEELPPPERFVALERLEHAVRRQVAISHEQVTHLERYEGCPPVPVVLADVLRISRSAAKRRVRDAEQLAPRRSLTGEQLPPLLAATGKAWEAGVLDGEHVRVIQKFLRELPDHVGPVEIEKAERTLAEHAQTMRPDQLEKIAERLAIHLNPDGKYSEEDRARKRGFVWCGGQRGDGMSVGKLVADPQLRSMLEAWFAKFAAPEPDDLRSHSQRQHDALTTLVQSRLGDPKLGQHNGLPVTVIVTTTLQELQAGAGHAVTAGGTLLPITDLIRMATPAHHYLAVFDGVTGQSLWLGRSKRLASADQRIMLLAKYRGCTAPGCTVNGYNSHVHHAAKDWKHGGSTDIDDLTLACKCDNLLVENHGWTTRQLPDGHTEWIPPPNVPLRGGTNTYHHPERLLGEDDP; encoded by the coding sequence ATGAGTTCGATTACCGAGGCGCTGGATGCGCTGGATGCGGTGATCGAGCGTGTGGGTGCCGCAGACATCGAGGAGTTGCCCCCGCCCGAGCGATTCGTGGCTCTGGAACGGTTGGAGCACGCCGTGCGCCGTCAGGTCGCGATATCCCACGAGCAGGTCACCCATTTGGAGCGCTACGAGGGGTGTCCGCCGGTGCCGGTCGTGTTGGCCGATGTGTTGCGGATCAGCCGCTCGGCGGCCAAGCGTCGGGTGCGTGATGCCGAGCAGTTGGCGCCACGTCGGTCGTTGACCGGTGAGCAGTTGCCGCCGCTGTTGGCTGCGACGGGGAAGGCCTGGGAGGCCGGGGTTCTCGACGGGGAGCATGTGCGGGTCATCCAGAAGTTCTTGCGCGAGCTACCCGATCACGTCGGGCCGGTCGAGATCGAGAAGGCCGAGCGCACCCTGGCCGAGCACGCCCAGACCATGCGGCCCGATCAGCTGGAGAAGATCGCCGAGCGGCTGGCCATCCACCTCAACCCCGATGGGAAGTACTCCGAGGAGGACCGGGCCCGCAAGCGCGGGTTCGTGTGGTGCGGCGGCCAACGCGGCGACGGGATGAGCGTGGGCAAGCTGGTGGCCGATCCGCAGTTGCGGTCGATGCTGGAGGCGTGGTTCGCGAAATTCGCCGCACCCGAACCCGACGATCTGCGTAGCCACAGCCAGCGTCAACACGACGCGCTGACCACTCTGGTGCAGAGCAGGCTGGGGGATCCGAAACTCGGCCAGCACAACGGACTTCCGGTCACCGTCATCGTCACCACGACCCTGCAGGAGCTGCAGGCTGGTGCCGGTCACGCGGTCACCGCGGGCGGAACCCTGCTGCCGATCACCGATCTGATCCGGATGGCCACCCCGGCCCACCACTACCTGGCGGTCTTCGACGGCGTCACCGGGCAGTCGCTGTGGCTAGGCCGGTCCAAGCGACTGGCCTCAGCAGACCAGCGCATCATGTTGCTGGCCAAATACCGCGGCTGCACCGCACCCGGATGCACCGTCAACGGCTACAACAGCCACGTCCACCACGCGGCCAAAGACTGGAAACACGGCGGCAGCACCGACATCGACGACCTCACCCTGGCCTGCAAGTGCGACAACCTCTTGGTCGAGAACCACGGCTGGACCACCCGGCAACTCCCCGACGGCCACACCGAATGGATCCCGCCACCGAACGTGCCACTACGCGGCGGCACCAACACCTATCACCACCCCGAGCGACTGCTCGGTGAGGACGACCCCTGA